A DNA window from Gopherus evgoodei ecotype Sinaloan lineage unplaced genomic scaffold, rGopEvg1_v1.p scaffold_68_arrow_ctg1, whole genome shotgun sequence contains the following coding sequences:
- the LOC115643718 gene encoding olfactory receptor 52E2-like, which yields MAAFNITSSHPSTFILIGIPGLEVAHVWISIPFSTFYIISLLGNFTVLFVVYKEQTLRNPMYLPLCMLALTDIATPTFIMPKILCIFWFNLKGITVGGCLTQMFFLHAVSLMHSAVLVTMAFDRYVAICKPLRYTIILTNTKIAKLGLVGLIRAVLFIMPLPLLLSRQLFCANRIIPHTQCEHMAVVKMSCGDITVNRTYGLVLFFVVITSDLTLIALSYGLIIKAVLRLSSKKAHQKALNTCTVHICVMLTYYTPGLFSNLTSRLGQGFAPYIHIILADLYLLIPPLLNPIIYGVRTKELRDKVGKYISRK from the coding sequence ATGGCAGCTTTCAAcatcacctcttcccacccttcaaCATTCATCCTAATAGGCATCCCAGGCCTGGAAGTTGCCCACgtctggatttccatccctttctctacATTCTACATTATCAgcctgttgggaaatttcacaGTTCTGTTTGTTGTATACAAAGAGCAGACTCTCCGCAATCCAATGTACCTGCCGCTCTGCATGCTCGCACTCACAGACATTGCCACACCTACCTTCATTATGCCAAAGATATtgtgtatattttggttcaatttgaaaGGCATTACTGTGGGGGGCTGCCTCACTCAGATGTTCTTCCTTCATGCTGTTTCTCTTATGCACTCTGCCGTGCTAGTGACAATGGCCTTTGATCGTTATGTTGCCATTTGCAAGCCTCTGAGATACACTATCATCCTCACTAACACAAAAATAGCTAAGCTAGGGCTAGTAGGTTTGATAAgagctgttctcttcattatgcccctgcctctgctcctgagCCGGCAGCTATTCTGTGCCAATCGCATTATCCCCCACACGCAATGTGAGCACATGGCTGTGGTGAAGATGTCGTGTGGGGATATTACAGTGAACAGGACATACGGCTTGGTGCTATTCTTCGTAGTCATCACGTCAGACTTGACGCTCATTGCCCTGTCCTATGGTCTGATAATCAAGGCTGTTCTCAGACTTTCCTCCAAGAAAGCCCACCAAAAAGCCCTCAACACCTGCACAGTCCACATCTGTGTGATGCTAACGTATTATACTCCTGGCCTCTTTTCCAACCTGACAAGCCGGCTTGGTCAGGGCTTCGCTCCCTACATTCACATCATCTTGGCTGACCTGTATCTCCTTATCCCTCCCCTGCTCAACCCTATCATTTATGGAGTCAGAACCAAAGAGCTTCGTGACAAAGTGGGCAAATACATCTCCAGAAAGTGA